A window of Apium graveolens cultivar Ventura chromosome 8, ASM990537v1, whole genome shotgun sequence contains these coding sequences:
- the LOC141680960 gene encoding uncharacterized protein LOC141680960 translates to MSNIKEAGASNGVNQGILSASPNRNINIVAIDQDNNSLKRDPQLLELENKALVINDPKRRRKDMRVLEDIALQDLPLNGHQFTWERGRNTAAWIEIRLDRVVVSSSWLSRFPLAKLYTKEGSSSDHSPICLEPIVKQTWNGKKCFRFENAWLTKPLCYQIVKDKWEYDRAANITHKVQQCVEKLAVWGREITGCFKKQISSFLERAFVRLNAWFQWFNTTQSGKDESSYYWHGRDNTTIRQLNPQTLTSRFDDYPRASHPNDEERHVDLRCWMSLAADSLHSISDFLKIESVRGKEYKLMSKVFSDFELLNQMHFDKSFGAYFDFGNHTEKVRLSWKLVDGPNNILSRQLIREVLEEPILRFVPHIGYVSLFPFIWKIVPAVSCIKFTLINHIS, encoded by the exons ATGAGTAACATAAAAGAAGCCGGAGCCAGTAACGGAGTCAATCAAGGGATCCTATCTGCAAGTCCTAACAGAAATATAAATATAGTAGCAATCGATCAGGATAATAATTCGTTGAAGAGGGACCCACAATTGCTTGAGCTGGAAAATAAGGCCCTGGTGATAAACGACCCAAAACGTAGAAGGAAGGATATGAG GGTTCTGGAGGACATAGCACTGCAAGACTTGCCTCTTAATGGCCACCAATTTACATGGGAACGAGGTAGGAATACGGCTGCTTGGATTGAAATAAGACTGGACAGGGTTGTTGTTTCCAGTTCATGGTTGTCTAGATTCCCTCTTGCAAAGTTGTACACGAAGGAAGGTTCATCCTCGGACCATAGTCCCATTTGTCTCGAGCCCATCGTAAAACAGACCTGGAATGGTAAGAAGTGCTTCAGATTCGAGAATGCATGGCTGACGAAGCCACTTTGCTACCAGATTGTGAAGGACAAATGGGAGTACGATAGAGCAGCTAATATTACTCATAAAGTTCAACAATGCGTAGAGAAACTGGCAGTTTGGGGGAGAGAAATAACTGGGTGCTTCA AAAAACAAATCTCATCTTTCTTGGAGAGAGCTTTTGTTCGCCTTAACGCATGGTTTCAGTGGTTTAACACCACACAGTCTG GAAAGGATGAAAGTAGCTACTATTGGCATGGAAGAGATAATACTACCATCCGTCAACTAAACCCACAG ACATTGACCTCCCGTTTTGATGATTATCCACGTGCATCACACCCAAATGATGAGGAACGTCACGTGGATCTTCGATGTTGGATGTCTCTTGCAGCAGATTCCTTGCACTCTATCTCAGATTTTCTTAAAATAGAAAGTGTTCGTGGCAAG GAGTACAAATTAATGTCTAAGGTTTTCTCAGACTTTGAACTTCTTAATCAG ATGCACTTTGACAAATCATTTGGAGCTTATTTCGATTTCGGAAATCACACAGAAAAG GTTCGTTTGTCTTGGAAACTAGTGGATGGACCAAATAATATCTTGAGCAGACAGCTTATTCGAGAAGTTTTAGAGGAGCCAATACTAAGATTTGTTCCTCATATTGGTTATGTTAGCCTTTTTCCATTTATCTGGAAAATTGTTCCTGCGGTAAGTTGCATAAAATTCACTCTAATAAATCATATCTCATAG